In a genomic window of Cytobacillus sp. FSL H8-0458:
- a CDS encoding recombinase family protein, with protein sequence MTFAFGYIRRSSYKQQENNSVEIQKAHILEYARRKGLSVPEDFIIIEDVTSAYNKRANQRKELMRLKELMMETKIPTVIFYEESRMDRTAYTFVLDFYRPLKEVIPDILLYTTNSENPFNPDNEQNKIALLLYRQESEIKSNRAVGNLIAHLEAEEKTRPGSKVPFGYKQVNKMLIPNEDAEIVTFIYYLHSWGVSMGKIATILNEAEVPSPSNKEWRSSSIENILKNPVYTGTLIWDIQKSKNERKYEFLDFHEPLIDSFLKQISDINNQLQKSFGRLETPFLFLNKLTCADCGDKLDNQNGSTKRNGISYLYQYYVCRNCDYKLAIDELHEKLLPQTFKHVQSFITAPTIKTTSEEYLTKFQQAIKKNIAKLKNSIDKAQSKGCIAKEQGDMELEEIAVSLEQRYQATIDDLVSYSKTVDELKGTQDSDVFFHRFNQILDDSLAITEKRLIILYFVNEVLITPEKPPKLIFCENFFEQLLPMDKLQKLRGTQMDKLPKPISPTGIQNTDIS encoded by the coding sequence ATGACTTTCGCATTCGGTTATATCCGTCGTTCATCTTATAAACAGCAGGAAAACAATAGTGTTGAAATACAGAAAGCCCACATCCTGGAGTACGCCCGGAGGAAAGGACTGAGTGTCCCAGAGGATTTTATCATTATAGAGGATGTTACGAGTGCATATAACAAACGAGCTAATCAACGAAAAGAACTGATGCGGCTCAAGGAATTGATGATGGAAACAAAGATTCCTACCGTGATCTTTTATGAAGAATCCCGAATGGACCGGACAGCTTACACGTTTGTACTAGACTTTTATAGACCATTAAAGGAAGTTATTCCGGACATTTTATTATATACAACCAATTCCGAAAATCCCTTCAATCCAGATAATGAACAAAACAAAATCGCTCTTTTACTTTACCGACAAGAATCAGAAATTAAATCAAACCGCGCAGTCGGGAATTTGATTGCCCATTTAGAAGCAGAGGAAAAGACACGGCCAGGCTCCAAGGTTCCCTTTGGATATAAGCAAGTTAATAAAATGCTTATTCCTAATGAGGATGCCGAGATTGTCACTTTTATCTATTACCTTCATAGCTGGGGTGTATCAATGGGAAAAATAGCAACCATTCTGAACGAAGCTGAAGTACCTTCACCATCCAATAAAGAATGGAGATCAAGCAGCATTGAAAACATTTTAAAGAACCCTGTTTATACCGGAACGCTAATATGGGATATTCAAAAATCAAAAAATGAAAGAAAATATGAATTCCTGGATTTCCATGAACCCTTAATTGATAGCTTCCTCAAACAGATTAGTGATATTAATAATCAGCTTCAAAAAAGTTTCGGACGCCTGGAAACCCCTTTCCTCTTTTTAAATAAACTAACCTGCGCTGACTGTGGTGATAAATTGGACAACCAAAACGGTTCGACCAAAAGGAACGGCATTTCATATCTATACCAATATTATGTATGCCGGAACTGTGACTACAAACTAGCAATCGATGAATTACATGAAAAACTTTTACCCCAGACTTTCAAACATGTCCAATCTTTTATAACTGCGCCAACAATAAAAACAACATCAGAAGAATACCTTACAAAATTCCAACAAGCCATTAAAAAAAATATAGCCAAATTAAAAAACTCTATTGACAAAGCTCAATCAAAGGGTTGTATTGCAAAAGAACAAGGTGATATGGAACTAGAAGAAATAGCTGTCTCTTTGGAACAAAGATACCAAGCCACCATTGATGACCTTGTTTCCTACTCAAAAACTGTCGATGAATTGAAAGGAACGCAAGATTCGGATGTCTTTTTTCATCGCTTCAATCAAATATTAGATGATTCACTGGCCATTACAGAGAAAAGGCTAATCATTCTCTACTTTGTGAATGAAGTTTTAATAACGCCGGAAAAGCCTCCAAAGCTTATCTTTTGCGAAAACTTCTTTGAACAATTACTTCCAATGGATAAACTCCAGAAACTCAGAGGAACTCAAATGGACAAACTACCGAAACCTATTTCACCCACCGGGATACAAAATACCGACATTTCTTAA
- a CDS encoding recombinase family protein, whose translation MRCAVYARVSTELDSQRTSIENQIDIFRDYTSKQENWEIIKVYTDKKSGTKENRPGLKALIQDGKNGLYDVILAKELSRLARNGKLSYELRDMCNDHGIHIVCMDNSINTIEGNTNNFGLYAWLYENESANSRRRNKQAKRVKALRGNFVGSHPPYGYGLENGVLKIKSDDTPNIVRRIFQDYLSGTGMDTIAKNFTAEQIPTPAQVANKANASDLWHSSTIKGILSNRHYVGDLVQRRSETISVISSKRRQTSEQEYIIKESAHEAIIARELFETVQVMMSNRTRIGTAPQKHLFTNVLYCEECNKGMWYKANQKGYRCGGNIKHGTHFCQSKVAVREKELKNVILEDLKELFKTISNGAFMETMVGKLNSKKQSVQKELNSILKEIEMCRKQKLDHVNLYTEGILNKEDLMELKQTLDAKVESLLIKQAQLNEDLIECENKDHITTLKEKLSDLLNLKDLTPQILNSLVEKVTCQSDGTIHIKYSFENPLQET comes from the coding sequence ATGAGATGTGCAGTATATGCTCGTGTTTCAACAGAATTGGATTCCCAAAGGACCTCAATTGAAAATCAGATCGATATTTTCCGGGACTACACTTCCAAGCAAGAAAATTGGGAGATTATCAAAGTCTATACAGATAAAAAATCAGGCACTAAGGAAAATCGGCCCGGATTAAAAGCTCTGATTCAAGATGGAAAAAACGGATTGTATGATGTGATTTTAGCCAAAGAGCTGTCCCGACTTGCGCGTAATGGTAAGCTATCATACGAGTTACGGGATATGTGTAACGACCATGGAATTCATATTGTTTGTATGGACAATTCCATTAATACTATTGAAGGCAATACCAACAACTTTGGGTTATATGCCTGGTTGTATGAAAACGAATCAGCCAATAGCAGACGGAGAAACAAACAGGCCAAGCGGGTTAAAGCTTTAAGGGGAAATTTTGTAGGTTCACATCCTCCCTACGGATATGGCTTGGAAAACGGTGTGCTGAAAATAAAAAGCGATGATACCCCCAATATCGTCCGCCGTATATTTCAGGATTATTTAAGCGGAACTGGTATGGACACTATCGCGAAAAATTTTACAGCAGAACAAATTCCTACTCCCGCTCAGGTAGCAAATAAAGCAAATGCTTCGGATCTATGGCATTCTTCTACAATTAAAGGTATCTTAAGTAACCGGCACTATGTTGGTGACCTTGTCCAAAGAAGGTCTGAAACAATATCAGTAATCTCTTCTAAACGGCGTCAAACAAGTGAGCAGGAATATATCATTAAGGAAAGCGCACATGAAGCAATAATAGCCAGGGAGCTTTTCGAAACCGTTCAGGTAATGATGTCAAATAGGACCAGAATTGGTACCGCTCCTCAGAAACACCTCTTTACCAACGTCCTTTATTGCGAAGAATGCAATAAAGGTATGTGGTATAAAGCAAACCAAAAAGGCTATAGGTGTGGAGGTAACATTAAACATGGAACCCATTTCTGCCAAAGTAAAGTCGCCGTTCGGGAGAAGGAACTTAAGAATGTGATATTGGAAGACCTGAAGGAATTGTTCAAAACAATAAGCAACGGCGCCTTCATGGAAACGATGGTCGGCAAACTAAATTCCAAAAAACAATCCGTTCAAAAAGAATTAAATTCCATCTTAAAAGAGATTGAGATGTGCCGGAAACAAAAGCTTGATCACGTGAATTTGTATACCGAAGGCATCTTAAACAAGGAAGATTTAATGGAATTAAAGCAAACACTTGATGCCAAAGTAGAATCACTCCTGATTAAACAGGCTCAACTAAATGAGGACTTAATTGAGTGCGAAAATAAGGATCATATTACTACCCTTAAAGAAAAGCTTAGTGACTTGCTTAACCTTAAGGATTTAACGCCTCAAATACTGAACTCATTAGTTGAAAAAGTGACCTGCCAATCAGATGGAACAATTCACATCAAATACAGCTTTGAAAATCCATTGCAGGAAACATGA
- the rlmD gene encoding 23S rRNA (uracil(1939)-C(5))-methyltransferase RlmD: MKQEQTAKLKLKQTFPLTIKRLGINGEGVGYFKRQVVFVPGALPGEEIVAEATKVNPKFSEAKIKKIRKKSEFRVQPPCPVYHECGGCQLQHLRYDQQLKEKRDIIIQALERHTKLNPEMLDIKETIGMEDPWSYRNKSQFQVGQKDGKVLAGLYGMNSHRLINIEHCAVQHPQTTKATEAVKRILQDLRIPIYNERNRKGIVRTIVARVGIQTGELQIVLITAQKELPKKEIIIEKIKSELPEVKSIIQNVNGEKTSIIFGQETTNLDGSDFIQETLGDLQFELSARTFFQLNPEQTVKLYNEVKRAAALTGKEKVADAYCGVGTIGLWVADQAAEIRGMDIIRESIKDAKKNAARHGIKHAQYVVGKAEEWLPKWTREGWKPDVIIVDPPRTGLDQQLLKTILKVQPKKVVYVSCNPSTLAKDISVLSSKYKVNGIQPVDMFPQTAHVECVSQLILKEGN, from the coding sequence ATGAAACAAGAACAAACAGCTAAATTAAAACTAAAACAGACGTTCCCGCTGACAATCAAAAGGCTTGGCATCAATGGCGAAGGTGTCGGTTATTTTAAAAGGCAGGTCGTATTTGTCCCTGGGGCACTGCCTGGCGAGGAAATTGTAGCAGAAGCAACAAAGGTAAATCCAAAGTTTTCTGAGGCCAAGATCAAGAAAATCCGCAAAAAATCGGAGTTCCGCGTCCAGCCCCCATGCCCGGTCTATCATGAGTGCGGCGGCTGCCAGCTGCAGCATCTCCGCTATGATCAGCAGCTGAAGGAGAAGCGGGATATCATTATTCAAGCTTTAGAACGGCACACAAAGCTTAATCCTGAGATGCTGGATATTAAAGAAACCATTGGAATGGAAGATCCATGGAGCTACAGAAATAAAAGCCAGTTCCAGGTTGGCCAAAAAGACGGGAAGGTGCTGGCCGGTTTATATGGCATGAATTCACACCGTCTGATTAATATAGAGCACTGTGCGGTCCAGCATCCGCAGACAACAAAGGCGACAGAAGCAGTGAAGCGGATTCTCCAGGACCTGCGAATCCCCATTTATAATGAGAGAAACCGCAAAGGCATCGTAAGAACCATCGTTGCCAGGGTGGGAATACAGACAGGCGAGCTGCAGATCGTATTAATTACAGCTCAAAAAGAGCTTCCTAAAAAAGAGATTATTATCGAAAAAATAAAAAGTGAGCTCCCTGAAGTAAAGTCCATCATTCAAAATGTGAACGGTGAAAAAACCTCCATTATTTTTGGACAGGAAACCACGAATCTGGATGGAAGCGACTTTATCCAGGAAACACTTGGAGACCTTCAGTTTGAACTATCGGCCCGGACTTTCTTCCAGCTGAACCCTGAACAGACGGTCAAGCTCTATAATGAAGTCAAAAGAGCAGCGGCTTTAACAGGCAAGGAAAAAGTAGCTGACGCATACTGCGGTGTCGGAACGATTGGGCTATGGGTAGCTGATCAGGCTGCCGAAATCCGCGGCATGGATATCATCAGGGAATCCATTAAAGACGCAAAGAAAAATGCGGCCCGCCATGGAATCAAGCATGCCCAATACGTGGTCGGCAAAGCAGAAGAATGGCTTCCGAAATGGACAAGAGAAGGCTGGAAGCCGGATGTCATCATTGTCGATCCGCCAAGAACAGGACTGGACCAGCAGCTGTTAAAGACTATTTTGAAGGTCCAGCCGAAGAAAGTGGTTTATGTCTCGTGTAATCCATCAACATTGGCTAAGGATATTTCAGTTCTGAGCTCTAAATATAAGGTAAATGGTATTCAGCCTGTGGATATGTTTCCGCAGACTGCGCATGTTGAGTGTGTCTCGCAACTCATTTTAAAAGAAGGCAACTAA